Proteins encoded by one window of Chryseobacterium sp. POL2:
- a CDS encoding Lrp/AsnC family transcriptional regulator, translated as MNYQLDEIDKKILDFLVENTRMPFTEIAKQMDVSAGTIHVRVKKMEDAGIILGSSLNIDYGKLDYHFTAFIGILLTKSNRTQDVLKELSSIPNVVEASVISGKYNIFCKVRAKNTEDAKRIIYQIDDIQDVMRTESMISMEEYLSDKNRLIDAVSV; from the coding sequence ATGAATTACCAACTGGACGAAATCGATAAAAAAATATTAGATTTTTTAGTAGAAAACACAAGAATGCCGTTTACAGAAATTGCTAAACAAATGGACGTTTCTGCTGGTACAATCCACGTGAGAGTGAAGAAGATGGAAGATGCAGGGATTATTTTGGGATCTTCTCTTAATATCGATTACGGTAAATTGGATTACCATTTTACAGCTTTTATAGGAATCCTTTTGACTAAGTCTAACAGAACACAAGATGTTCTTAAAGAATTGTCATCAATCCCGAATGTTGTAGAAGCTAGTGTAATCTCTGGAAAATACAATATCTTTTGTAAAGTAAGAGCAAAAAATACAGAAGACGCAAAACGTATCATCTATCAGATTGATGATATCCAAGATGTCATGAGAACTGAAAGTATGATTTCTATGGAAGAATATCTAAGTGATAAAAACAGATTGATCGACGCTGTGTCTGTATAA
- a CDS encoding translocation/assembly module TamB has translation MAKLENNKNTNQPNPEKLDAVIKKHKTSLWVRIPLYLILGIFGLILLVFIAINLPVTKRYIAKEAIGLLNNDFKMKLTVDDVEVNFFGDVRLKGVKMNDYRDFQFIEAKEIQANSDWFALAFNTNDLKFNKATLVEPDIKVITYKGDSISNFIRYIDNFSSDKPSDPNKKFKMKMVVDIINGKASIVNENHPGEEGRWLDARNIYLHSKEVLIDGPDISADIGKFTFITKRWGKEHVVDQFSTNFQITNKHLKLDDLVFNTDHSLLMGAVTLNLDPKTGFGDFSNKVNWDLKFNPGSQFSGYDLSYFMTDWDNYTPINLSGTMTGPLNKMHLENFQIRSQDVNLHSKSLKIADVLNKKFYIESSQLDADFTYKALKAALPSFIATSLGNIADDFGRLKYKGAISAKPEEIYANGEAITGIGQAKINNFYLTDYSTKMPRYRGYFEVKDLNVTAFTKNKQVGLVTGKFNVDGRSFDINTMHLRTRSEVAKIELMGKNITNILLDGTLDRKAYNGLVHVNDPNAKAQLKGLVDFSTKRLKADIVGDLQYINLKHWGISAGDMNSLSGHIDGKIAMTNLNDLNLDANIKNLTLASSTQKLELPNSSLKAFFENGDRVVSVDAPGAVSGQVQGHFNLEDIGKMLTNSINKILVGNPPRKTYNGQYFNFDFDVKQGLLAFFVPDLKIPNGATVKGNYQGASNDLVLEADAPYIKYIMTKQEGLSEAEKFLAETDEHYKPELKKTIDSAMVDSLQLRINTANIQQQVLASVKRAEYNKNVIKDLQLKANNENNQKLHIATNFKLGTVDEEADDKLKEYAVNLNQTTNPQGDYVFRFEPTEVKLNDVAWRIDTSPDLDHSITYRVNEKDFKIRNLRVYSDESSLLVKDATFKSAKDFEADADVSSFDIGKILAITSSGGDDNNLDLKGIANGSIKIKMNDKNLEPLIDLKVDGIKMNGEDMGNFTINATKSSRANVFDIDIQAKSSELFGSNNLHVTGTIDNNTKSPTLDLNAEMREFDLRFAQQFVKSIFGNFRGKATGDMKISGTMADLDYSGDVSLSGFGLKLLFTGVDYRFADTVINLSRGQALINSVEVSDGRANSKGRISGMIQFETLSSMALNLILEADNLLVLNSTQDDNDLFWGRVYAEGDLYVSGPVSGLEITTPRMRALNTSNFTFNSNSTSSVEEFKMLRFLKRDEAGIIIAEEKKKQGNNMLIDFNLVVDKGTTVNVLVGDDVGDISVRGDANPLRFRMERNGNVGINGTYIVDNGTFISKAILSRTFQISRGSRIRWDGNPMTPDLDINANYMRTVTNAGEYLGLSLQPINVQLTADISGTLTKPDVEFGVTAPDVSSQVKEALSAKMADESERIVQFGSILAMNSFNVSNLAGFDINIGRTAETAGYNMLFKQLGSVLNTISNVYQIDLGYIQGDAGSNTGDRVNTSVSFALSPRVKIKTGLGIPVARSDNASTNNFLSGEGIIEYDWSRTNNGSRLLRAYSKPSNIGVGIASAGLNQSYGVGVVYSKSFDSFKYLFKNERKEKKSIQKDDKNQVIKIDSLKNDSIK, from the coding sequence ATGGCAAAGTTAGAAAATAATAAAAACACAAATCAACCAAATCCTGAAAAATTGGATGCGGTCATTAAAAAGCATAAAACATCCCTTTGGGTAAGAATTCCTCTTTACCTTATTCTTGGGATATTCGGACTTATTTTGCTTGTTTTCATAGCAATTAATCTTCCTGTTACCAAACGTTATATCGCCAAAGAAGCCATTGGACTTCTTAATAATGATTTTAAAATGAAATTGACAGTCGATGATGTGGAGGTTAATTTCTTTGGAGATGTTCGACTGAAAGGTGTTAAAATGAATGACTATCGCGATTTTCAATTTATAGAAGCGAAAGAAATTCAAGCAAATTCTGATTGGTTTGCATTGGCCTTTAATACCAATGATCTTAAATTCAACAAAGCGACTTTGGTCGAACCAGACATCAAAGTTATCACTTATAAAGGCGACAGTATAAGTAATTTTATCCGTTATATTGATAATTTTAGTAGCGATAAACCTTCTGACCCGAATAAAAAATTTAAAATGAAGATGGTTGTTGACATTATCAACGGAAAAGCAAGTATTGTTAACGAAAACCATCCTGGGGAAGAAGGCCGTTGGCTAGATGCACGCAATATTTATTTGCATTCCAAAGAAGTCTTAATCGATGGTCCAGATATTTCTGCGGATATCGGAAAGTTTACTTTTATCACAAAACGTTGGGGGAAAGAACATGTTGTTGACCAGTTTTCTACGAACTTTCAAATCACTAATAAACATCTTAAGCTAGATGATTTGGTGTTTAATACAGATCATTCTTTATTAATGGGCGCTGTGACGCTCAATTTGGATCCCAAAACAGGTTTTGGTGATTTTAGTAACAAAGTTAATTGGGATCTTAAATTCAATCCAGGAAGTCAGTTTAGTGGTTACGATCTCAGTTATTTTATGACGGATTGGGACAATTACACCCCGATTAATCTGTCGGGGACGATGACGGGACCGCTTAACAAAATGCATTTGGAAAATTTCCAGATTCGTTCGCAGGATGTTAATCTTCATTCCAAAAGTTTGAAAATTGCAGACGTCCTCAACAAAAAATTTTATATCGAAAGCAGTCAGTTGGATGCCGACTTTACTTATAAAGCTTTGAAAGCGGCTTTACCAAGTTTTATTGCTACAAGCTTAGGAAATATCGCCGATGATTTCGGAAGGCTCAAATATAAAGGTGCCATCAGCGCGAAGCCTGAAGAAATCTATGCTAACGGCGAAGCAATAACAGGAATAGGACAAGCAAAAATCAATAATTTTTATCTCACAGATTATTCGACGAAGATGCCACGTTATCGTGGATATTTTGAGGTTAAAGATCTTAATGTAACGGCTTTTACGAAAAATAAACAAGTTGGTTTGGTTACTGGCAAATTCAATGTGGATGGGCGTAGTTTTGATATCAACACGATGCATCTTCGTACAAGATCGGAGGTTGCAAAAATCGAGTTGATGGGAAAAAATATCACCAATATATTGTTGGACGGGACTCTGGATCGTAAAGCCTACAATGGTTTGGTACATGTGAATGATCCAAATGCAAAAGCACAACTCAAAGGTTTGGTTGACTTTTCCACAAAACGTCTAAAAGCTGACATTGTTGGCGATTTACAATATATTAATCTTAAACATTGGGGCATTTCTGCTGGGGACATGAATTCTTTAAGTGGGCATATCGATGGTAAAATCGCGATGACGAATCTTAATGACCTTAACCTCGATGCTAATATTAAGAATTTGACACTCGCTTCTTCTACACAAAAATTAGAATTACCAAATTCAAGTCTTAAAGCTTTTTTTGAAAATGGAGATAGAGTGGTTTCTGTCGATGCGCCAGGAGCGGTTAGTGGACAAGTGCAAGGGCATTTCAATCTCGAAGATATCGGGAAAATGCTTACAAATAGTATAAACAAAATATTGGTTGGCAATCCGCCTAGAAAGACTTATAACGGACAATATTTTAATTTCGATTTTGATGTTAAACAAGGTTTGTTAGCCTTTTTTGTTCCAGATCTTAAAATTCCAAATGGCGCAACTGTTAAAGGAAATTATCAAGGTGCCAGCAATGATTTGGTATTGGAGGCAGACGCGCCTTACATCAAATACATCATGACCAAGCAAGAAGGGTTATCCGAAGCAGAAAAATTCTTGGCAGAAACCGACGAACATTACAAGCCCGAACTTAAAAAAACGATTGATAGCGCGATGGTTGATAGTCTTCAACTTCGTATTAACACCGCAAATATTCAGCAACAAGTCTTGGCTTCTGTAAAAAGAGCAGAGTACAATAAAAATGTTATTAAAGATTTACAATTAAAAGCTAATAACGAGAATAATCAAAAACTTCATATCGCAACTAATTTCAAGTTGGGGACTGTGGATGAAGAAGCTGATGATAAACTAAAAGAATACGCTGTTAATCTTAACCAAACGACCAATCCGCAAGGTGATTATGTTTTCAGGTTCGAGCCTACAGAGGTTAAGCTAAACGATGTAGCTTGGCGTATTGATACAAGTCCAGACTTAGACCATTCGATAACTTATCGCGTTAACGAGAAAGATTTTAAAATTCGTAATTTAAGAGTTTATTCGGACGAAAGCTCATTATTGGTGAAGGATGCAACTTTCAAATCGGCGAAAGATTTTGAGGCAGATGCAGACGTTAGTAGTTTTGATATTGGGAAAATTTTAGCCATTACTTCTTCGGGTGGAGATGATAATAATCTTGACTTGAAAGGTATTGCCAACGGTTCTATCAAAATTAAAATGAATGATAAAAACCTGGAGCCACTTATAGATCTTAAAGTAGATGGTATCAAAATGAATGGCGAAGACATGGGTAATTTTACCATTAATGCTACCAAGAGTTCGCGTGCCAATGTTTTTGATATTGATATTCAGGCGAAATCTAGCGAATTGTTTGGAAGTAATAATCTTCATGTAACAGGAACTATCGATAATAACACCAAATCGCCCACTTTGGATCTTAATGCTGAAATGCGTGAGTTCGATCTTCGTTTTGCACAACAATTCGTGAAATCTATTTTCGGAAATTTCCGAGGAAAAGCGACTGGAGATATGAAAATTTCCGGAACCATGGCAGATTTGGATTACAGTGGCGATGTTAGTTTATCAGGTTTTGGATTGAAATTACTTTTTACGGGAGTTGATTATAGATTTGCGGATACCGTTATCAACTTGTCTCGCGGCCAAGCCTTAATCAATAGTGTGGAAGTGAGTGATGGTCGTGCCAATTCTAAAGGTAGGATCTCGGGTATGATTCAGTTTGAGACGCTGTCTTCTATGGCGCTCAACTTAATTTTGGAGGCGGATAATCTTTTGGTTCTTAACAGTACGCAAGACGATAATGACTTGTTCTGGGGAAGAGTTTATGCAGAAGGGGATTTGTATGTATCAGGACCTGTTTCTGGTTTGGAAATTACGACGCCGAGAATGCGTGCGCTTAATACGAGTAATTTCACATTTAATAGCAATTCCACATCTTCTGTAGAAGAGTTTAAAATGTTGCGTTTCTTAAAGCGTGACGAAGCTGGGATTATTATAGCGGAAGAAAAGAAGAAACAAGGTAATAATATGTTGATCGATTTTAATCTTGTTGTTGATAAAGGGACAACTGTTAATGTCTTAGTTGGTGATGATGTTGGTGATATCAGCGTGCGTGGTGATGCTAATCCACTGCGTTTCCGAATGGAGCGTAACGGCAATGTTGGTATCAACGGAACATATATTGTAGATAACGGAACCTTTATTTCTAAAGCCATTCTTAGTAGAACCTTCCAGATTTCTCGCGGTAGCAGAATCCGTTGGGACGGTAATCCTATGACACCAGATTTGGATATCAATGCCAATTATATGAGAACGGTCACCAATGCTGGAGAATATCTAGGACTAAGTCTTCAACCAATTAATGTACAATTAACGGCGGATATCAGCGGAACTTTAACCAAGCCAGATGTAGAATTTGGTGTGACAGCGCCAGATGTTTCTTCACAGGTTAAAGAAGCTTTATCTGCGAAAATGGCGGACGAGAGCGAGCGTATTGTACAGTTCGGCTCTATCTTGGCTATGAATAGTTTTAACGTTTCCAATCTTGCCGGATTTGATATTAATATCGGTAGAACGGCGGAAACTGCAGGTTACAACATGTTGTTCAAGCAATTGGGTTCGGTTTTAAACACCATCAGTAATGTGTATCAAATCGATTTAGGATATATCCAAGGCGATGCAGGTTCTAATACAGGTGACCGCGTTAATACAAGTGTAAGTTTTGCATTGTCGCCAAGAGTGAAAATAAAAACAGGTCTTGGTATTCCAGTTGCCAGATCGGACAATGCTTCGACTAATAACTTTTTATCTGGAGAAGGAATTATCGAATACGACTGGAGCCGTACCAATAACGGAAGTCGTCTTTTAAGAGCTTATTCTAAACCTTCCAATATCGGTGTGGGCATTGCATCGGCAGGTCTTAACCAAAGTTATGGTGTTGGGGTTGTGTATAGTAAGAGTTTCGATTCTTTTAAATATTTATTCAAGAATGAAAGAAAAGAAAAAAAATCTATTCAAAAAGATGATAAAAATCAAGTCATTAAAATTGATTCTTTAAAAAATGATTCAATTAAATAG
- the tsaD gene encoding tRNA (adenosine(37)-N6)-threonylcarbamoyltransferase complex transferase subunit TsaD translates to MSETIILGIESSCDDTSAAIIKGNQILSNIAANQSIHNEYGGVVPELASRAHQQNIIPVVTKSFSKANIQQNDICAIGFTRGPGLLGSLLVGTSFAKSLAMSLDVPLIEVNHLQAHILAHFIEDANPTPPEFPFLCLTVSGGHTMIVLVKDYFDMEIIGKTIDDAAGEAFDKIGKIFDLDYPAGPIIDKLAKEGNSNAFKFNKPRLDNYDYSFSGIKTSVLYFIQKEVKKNPDFIQEHLNDLCASIQKAIIEILMNKLENAAKDLGVKEVAIAGGVSANSALRQAMQDNQKKLGWNIYIPKFEYTTDNAAMIAMVAKLKYERSEFTDLRTTATSKYDL, encoded by the coding sequence ATGAGCGAAACAATTATTTTAGGAATTGAGTCATCTTGTGATGACACTTCTGCTGCAATTATCAAAGGAAATCAAATTTTATCTAACATTGCTGCCAACCAAAGTATTCATAACGAATATGGCGGCGTTGTGCCAGAGTTAGCTTCCAGAGCGCATCAGCAAAATATAATTCCTGTGGTTACAAAGTCTTTTTCTAAAGCAAATATACAACAAAATGATATTTGCGCCATAGGTTTTACACGTGGACCTGGACTTTTGGGTTCTCTTTTGGTTGGAACTTCGTTTGCAAAATCTCTTGCGATGAGTCTGGATGTTCCGTTAATAGAAGTTAATCATTTGCAAGCGCACATCTTGGCACATTTTATTGAAGACGCCAATCCTACTCCACCAGAATTTCCGTTTTTATGTTTAACGGTGAGTGGCGGTCATACGATGATTGTGCTGGTAAAAGATTATTTTGACATGGAGATTATCGGCAAAACAATAGATGATGCTGCCGGAGAAGCTTTTGACAAGATCGGAAAAATCTTCGACCTCGATTATCCAGCAGGACCCATTATCGACAAATTAGCCAAAGAAGGAAATTCTAACGCTTTCAAATTTAACAAACCAAGACTCGACAATTACGATTATTCTTTTAGTGGAATTAAAACTTCCGTGCTTTATTTTATCCAGAAAGAAGTCAAAAAAAATCCTGATTTTATTCAAGAACATCTTAATGACCTTTGCGCTTCTATCCAGAAAGCGATTATAGAAATCTTGATGAACAAACTCGAAAATGCTGCCAAAGATCTTGGCGTAAAAGAAGTTGCCATTGCTGGAGGCGTATCTGCCAATTCGGCTTTGCGACAAGCTATGCAAGACAATCAAAAAAAATTGGGTTGGAATATCTACATTCCAAAATTCGAATACACAACGGACAATGCTGCGATGATTGCGATGGTAGCAAAATTAAAATACGAGCGTAGCGAATTCACAGACCTGAGAACAACCGCAACTTCTAAATACGATTTGTAA
- a CDS encoding RsmE family RNA methyltransferase, producing the protein MKLFYGDIFPDIKIHDEEQQHITKVLRIKQGEHIYVTDGKGNLAYGTLKLEGKKASLNVLEIKEQQANFSPKLHIAIAPTKNIDRIEFFIEKATEMGISEITLINTEKTERKNINIDKLRKQSIAASKQSLRFHFPVINDLTKFSDFMKDLNPETTFVAHCHENLERLDLNTIPTQNLQEFTFLIGPEGDFSEKEIQMLAEKNIKAVSLGQQRLRTETAGLFVAAWNYSLM; encoded by the coding sequence ATGAAACTTTTCTACGGCGATATATTTCCAGACATTAAAATACATGATGAAGAGCAGCAACACATCACAAAGGTTTTGCGCATCAAACAAGGCGAACACATCTACGTTACCGATGGCAAAGGGAATCTTGCCTATGGCACTTTAAAACTGGAAGGAAAAAAAGCCAGTCTTAATGTGCTTGAAATAAAAGAGCAACAAGCCAACTTTTCACCAAAACTGCATATCGCTATTGCGCCGACAAAAAACATTGACCGCATCGAATTTTTCATTGAAAAAGCAACAGAAATGGGCATTTCGGAAATCACACTTATCAATACTGAAAAAACTGAACGCAAAAATATCAACATCGACAAACTCCGAAAACAAAGTATTGCTGCATCCAAACAGAGTTTAAGATTTCACTTTCCTGTTATAAATGACTTGACAAAATTTTCAGATTTTATGAAAGACCTAAATCCTGAAACGACTTTTGTAGCGCATTGTCATGAGAATTTGGAACGCTTGGATTTAAACACAATTCCAACTCAAAACTTACAAGAATTCACTTTTTTGATTGGGCCAGAAGGCGATTTTTCGGAAAAAGAAATCCAAATGCTCGCCGAGAAAAACATCAAAGCTGTAAGTCTTGGGCAACAACGTCTAAGAACGGAAACTGCGGGACTTTTTGTCGCAGCGTGGAATTATTCGTTAATGTAA
- a CDS encoding TrmH family RNA methyltransferase: MNLEATYQYLQQFLSEERICKIDHFSAESSDFILPVVEDVYQFRNAAAILRSVEVCGFHKVVALEKENIFDPNLRVTKGADTWVQVEKLPREISSLQKVRDRGYKIVAVSPERNATMLPDYQPDEPLALVFGTEWEGTTDELLDFADETLAIPMYGFTQSFNVSVAAAICMYDLKQKLIKSNIDYKLNRDKLLETKIQWAVNSIKSGQQILNQYLKVK; encoded by the coding sequence ATGAATTTAGAAGCGACTTATCAATACTTGCAACAGTTTTTATCCGAAGAACGTATTTGTAAAATCGACCATTTTTCTGCGGAAAGCTCCGACTTTATTCTACCTGTTGTGGAAGATGTTTATCAGTTTCGCAATGCCGCAGCGATTTTGCGCTCGGTTGAAGTTTGTGGCTTTCACAAGGTAGTGGCTTTGGAAAAAGAGAATATTTTTGACCCCAATCTTCGTGTAACCAAAGGCGCAGACACTTGGGTGCAGGTTGAGAAATTGCCACGCGAAATTTCGTCGCTACAAAAAGTTCGCGATAGAGGTTACAAGATTGTAGCAGTTTCGCCAGAACGGAATGCGACGATGCTTCCAGATTATCAGCCAGATGAACCTTTGGCGCTGGTTTTCGGTACCGAATGGGAAGGTACGACAGATGAGCTGTTAGATTTTGCTGACGAGACTTTAGCGATTCCAATGTATGGTTTTACCCAAAGTTTTAATGTATCGGTTGCAGCGGCAATTTGTATGTATGATCTCAAACAAAAACTTATAAAATCAAATATCGATTACAAATTAAATCGCGATAAACTTTTGGAAACCAAAATCCAATGGGCGGTTAATTCGATTAAAAGTGGACAACAGATTTTGAATCAATATTTAAAAGTAAAATAA
- a CDS encoding sensor histidine kinase — MSPSKFDNFRLRKTVHYTLILCILLIQVALAGFIYNEFKNREDVSFIENQLKEIDSLELLTNNSRKELFTANSHFQNYLTTDDANDLEQYFVSINNLNLSLDKVNNFKFKNSNLNSVLKFKKRDSAEAKKFKILIDSTYQVSTISNLIPATPQKDFLEIKKYKFDYSPENFVVRTQTFSDTIQKKGLFGRIKDAIVGNENVRKDSTVVTMMQRQREALQLKNDMDSLINQATKHYTTEVKRVQKNIINNQNNAKNLYQNNKLFSELLLYSNNVMSLYDSSIQNAKSELEKEIAKQNSENNTRRIYLAIGAMLLMFIASILLMYMTKMAFVYENKLKEANLQIKENLNFKNRILGMLSHELRSPLKIIGIFINRINKKTNDESIKDYLKSISFTNNSLLMQANQILEYTKNQHVENKLSPIPFNLKNEITAIANSMAAYIETRHNQFVIIENIDPNIEVYSDNTKINQLFMNILGNANKFTEHGKISLITKASATDNNQILLETEVKDTGAGISASDLKNIFEPYYQGVLSNEVENLGAGLGLSLCKELVELFNGAISVDSQPSKGTSVKFSLNLNLKK; from the coding sequence ATGTCTCCATCAAAATTTGATAATTTCAGATTAAGAAAAACCGTACATTATACTTTAATACTTTGCATACTGTTGATACAGGTTGCTTTGGCTGGTTTTATTTATAACGAATTTAAAAATAGAGAAGATGTCAGTTTTATCGAAAATCAATTGAAAGAAATTGACTCTTTGGAACTTCTCACCAACAATTCCCGAAAAGAACTTTTTACTGCAAATTCTCATTTTCAAAATTACCTGACAACGGATGATGCCAACGACTTGGAACAATATTTTGTATCGATTAATAATCTAAATTTAAGTCTGGACAAAGTCAACAATTTTAAATTCAAGAATTCAAATCTCAATTCTGTTTTAAAATTTAAAAAAAGGGATTCCGCAGAAGCTAAAAAATTCAAGATATTGATTGACTCAACATATCAGGTTTCAACAATTTCGAATTTAATTCCGGCGACGCCACAAAAGGATTTTCTAGAAATCAAAAAATACAAATTCGATTACAGCCCAGAAAATTTTGTTGTCCGCACGCAAACCTTCTCTGACACCATCCAAAAGAAAGGTCTTTTTGGACGTATCAAAGACGCGATAGTAGGCAATGAAAATGTGCGAAAAGATAGCACTGTTGTAACAATGATGCAACGACAACGTGAAGCTTTGCAGTTGAAAAACGATATGGACAGCTTGATAAATCAGGCTACGAAACATTATACGACAGAGGTAAAACGCGTTCAGAAAAATATAATTAATAATCAAAATAACGCCAAAAACCTCTATCAAAACAATAAGCTTTTCAGCGAGCTTTTGTTGTACAGCAACAATGTGATGAGTCTTTACGACTCGTCTATTCAAAATGCAAAGTCGGAGCTCGAGAAAGAAATTGCCAAACAAAATTCGGAAAACAATACGAGAAGAATTTACTTAGCCATCGGTGCAATGCTGTTGATGTTTATCGCATCCATTTTGTTAATGTATATGACCAAAATGGCTTTTGTGTACGAAAACAAATTAAAAGAAGCAAATCTTCAAATTAAGGAGAATCTAAATTTCAAGAACAGAATTCTCGGCATGTTGAGCCACGAACTGCGCTCGCCACTTAAGATTATTGGAATTTTCATCAACCGAATTAATAAAAAAACGAATGACGAAAGCATTAAAGATTATTTAAAATCCATAAGCTTCACCAACAATTCTTTGTTAATGCAGGCTAATCAGATTTTGGAATATACCAAAAACCAACATGTTGAAAACAAATTAAGTCCAATACCCTTCAATCTTAAAAATGAAATTACAGCGATTGCAAATTCTATGGCAGCTTATATAGAAACGCGCCACAACCAATTTGTCATCATCGAAAATATCGACCCAAACATTGAAGTTTACTCGGATAATACAAAGATTAACCAACTATTTATGAATATTCTGGGCAACGCTAATAAGTTTACAGAACATGGTAAAATCTCTTTAATTACAAAAGCAAGCGCCACAGATAATAATCAAATCCTATTAGAAACAGAAGTTAAAGATACAGGTGCGGGAATTTCTGCTTCGGATTTAAAAAATATTTTCGAACCATATTATCAAGGTGTTTTATCCAACGAAGTTGAAAATCTTGGCGCAGGATTAGGCCTAAGCCTTTGCAAAGAATTGGTAGAATTATTTAACGGAGCAATTTCTGTTGACAGCCAACCAAGCAAAGGAACCAGTGTGAAATTTTCTCTTAATCTAAACTTAAAAAAATGA
- a CDS encoding response regulator transcription factor produces MSSTKFLLADDHSLIRQGIEFLIEDLELNSEVVHASNLAQILEKIEEQKIDIAIIDAHFPDGNSLSILPKIKDLKPEIKILIFSGIDEKSQALKFINAGANGFLSKLNDEDVIADAILKIHQDGEYLSPMTQALLLDSLRNPNAANPLQRLTDRELEIAKLYAKGLGNLEIANELNIKQNTVSTIKKRIFDKLKIDNLVELIDLIKDNQ; encoded by the coding sequence ATGAGTTCTACCAAGTTTTTGCTTGCCGATGACCACAGCTTGATAAGACAAGGCATCGAATTTTTAATCGAAGATTTGGAACTCAATTCGGAAGTTGTCCATGCCTCTAATCTCGCACAGATTTTAGAAAAGATAGAAGAGCAGAAAATAGACATTGCCATTATCGACGCCCATTTCCCAGATGGAAACAGCCTGAGTATTTTACCGAAAATAAAAGATTTAAAACCTGAAATCAAGATTTTGATTTTCTCGGGAATTGATGAAAAATCGCAAGCCCTGAAATTCATCAACGCTGGCGCCAACGGTTTTTTGAGCAAACTAAATGATGAAGATGTTATTGCTGACGCTATTTTAAAAATCCATCAAGACGGCGAATATCTTTCGCCCATGACACAGGCATTATTACTAGACTCTTTACGAAATCCCAATGCTGCCAATCCTCTGCAGCGCCTTACAGACCGCGAACTAGAAATTGCGAAACTATACGCCAAAGGTCTAGGAAATCTGGAAATCGCCAACGAATTGAACATTAAACAAAACACGGTTAGCACTATTAAAAAAAGAATTTTTGATAAGCTTAAAATCGACAACCTTGTAGAACTTATCGACTTGATTAAGGACAACCAATAA